The window ACAAGTAATCGTTCAGCGTCCAGCTCATCCGGGTCAATCGCCGTGAATCGTCCGTAGCCGTTATTGTCATAGCGCACAAACTGATTTTCTTCGCGTCGGAGGCTGCCCGGTCCCGACACGGTGAGCTTCAGTTCGTACGTAGCCGGCCCCGACCAATCCGCCGGATCGTAATTGCTAATGGCCAGGTAGTAGCGTGAGCTGCGCGGCAGCGGCTGTAGCAGGCCTTGCGTTTCGTCGTCGCGCGTCGAGTATGTATAGAGCAATCGGTTGAGCAGCCGTTCTGGATTCGCGTTCGTGGCGGCATGCGCATGAAGTGTCAGCCCGTCGAACAACACGTGCTTGCTGATGTCGGTAAATATCCAGGCATCCATGTCGGCTTCCTCCGGCCAGCTCATCTGAATGCTCAGCTCGGTCGGATTTTGGACCTCGATCACATACCAATCTTCGATGTCATCATCGAGTGAAAAGAGAAAGTCCAGCTCATCAACATACGAGCCGCGATCTTCGCGTGCAGCGCGTCCCCGGATGGTGGTCGTCATGCCGATGCTCAATGGCACTTGCTGTGCTCGCTCTTTGATGTCATTCGGCTCAGCTTCAGTAACGATCAGCTCGCGTTGCGCGCCGACAGGGGATATGACTGAAGGAACGCCAACGCCGATCAACATACAACAGAAAACCATCCATGTATTCAAGATTACTCGTCGCATAACAAACTCCTTGGCAAGACCCTCGATCCACGATAGACAACGGTGCATGAGGCTCAGCCAGCGCGATAGCCGTCGGTGACTAGTCTTGGATCAAGGGTCCTGGCCTCTGCCATCCCCTAGAGCGGTTTTCAATTCTCTTAGCCTGGAGGCCCTGCATCTTGCGGGCTGATGCACGCTGCAAGTGTGCACTCCCAGCGTCAACGTCATTGGCAAACCGCGCTAGAGGAATCGAACCGGTTCAAATCGCCCGCCCAAAATGTCGCGTGCGCTGACGCCGAACCATTGCTCCAGAATGGTCGTGTAGACCGAGCGGAAATCAATGCTGTGCTTCATGTCGTCCTCGTCATACAAATCGGTCAGATTCGGATGCACGCCGTAAATTCCGCCCTTGACCGCTCCGCCGACGATCAACTGCGGCGCCGCTGCGCCGTGATCCGTGCCGATGTCCGCGTTCTGTCTGACTTTGCGTCCAAACTCAGACCATGTCATCAGCAGCACACGATTGGCCTGTCCGAGCCGCACCATGTCACGATAGAACGGGTCAATCGCTCCCGACAACGTGGCCAGCAAGCTGGCATGATCGTAGCTCTGCGCCGTATGTGTATCGAAGCCACCCATGGCGACGTAAAAGATGCGTGTGCCCAGATTCGCTGCGATAATCTGAGCGACTTGCCGCAGCGCCCCGGCCAATGGATTGTTGTCCGGATAGACAATCGTCGGGTCAGGCGTGTAATTCTGCGCGCTGCGTTGAACCGCTTGTGTGCTTTCGTACAATTCCAGCGCCGTCCGGCGAATGTGCTCATAGAGCGTCTGCTCAGGCGCACCCACGCGATTCAGCGCCAGAAATGTTTGCACCTTATTGGCAGCATCAGCGTCATCACCGGCATAAATTTGGTATTCATCCAGATTGTCAATGCCGGGAATAACACGGTTCTGCGAACGCAGCATCAACGGCAATTCACCGCCCACGGAGACCGCCAAGAAGGGATTGTCCACAGAGGGATATGCGACATCCAGATAATCGCCCAGCCAGCCGGTCTTTTCAATCCGCTCAGGATTAGCCGTATGCCAGATGTCTTGCGAACGAAAGTGTGACCGATTCGGATTGGGATAGCCGACGCCTTGGATGACGGCAACAGGTTTTTCCGGCCGATCATAAAGCGCCTTGAGCGGGGCCATCGCCGGATGCAATCCGATGCGATGATTGGCTGCATCCGCGCCGAGCGGCAATATCTCTGCTTCAGGCACGGAGAGTTGAGGTCGCGCATCGCGATACAAACTGTGCAACCGCCCGCTGGCCGGGATCACCGTGTTTAATCCGTCATTGCCGCCGTCCAGTTGAACAACCACCAGCACATTGTTGGTGGTGCTCAGCGCAGCAGCGGCGGTCAAGGCGCTGGCTGAGGCTTGCTGTGTGCGGCGGAAGAAGGCGTGCTGACTCAGTCCGACGGTCAGCACAGTGCAGCCACTCGTTTTCAGAAAATCACGTCGTGTTGTTTTACCCATAGGTCCTCCATCAAAACCCGACATCGAAGCGCACAACGGCCAACAATCTCTCAACGTACCCAAGCGCCGACCCGGACCGGCGCAGACCGGAAGAACGACGGGTCAACACTCGATGGCGTTGGTATGTTTGCTCACGTGCGTATGTCTCCGATTTCGGATTTCGGATTTGCCGCCCAGCGGCGTCTAGTGCAAATGAAATGCCGGCATCGTCAAGATGAGAAAGATCAACCCTTGGACCTTTTTTCTCTCGACGTCTCCGCCCAGTCCATTGGCTGGCGTATTCAAGTATTGAACGAGCGCCTGCCGCAGCTCCGGCGCAACGCTCGATTGAAGCAACAATCGGGTGAAGTAGTCCACATACGGCTCTTTCGGCGCCCTTGTGAAATTGCTGCCTTGAAATAGGCCGTTGTCCAGCAGAATTTGTCGCACGTCAATGCCGCCTTGTTGTGGCCATCGCGCGTCGGCAATCTGCGCGGCCAGATTGATACGGCTCAAGTGCAACGTGGTATTGATCCAGTTGGGGCCGTCTTTCCATCCACCGACGTTGGGCGGTCGAAATAGCTGTTGCCCCATCTTTCGCATGGTTTCTGGGAGTCGGTAGACGATTGGCAAATCATCCCGGTCGGCGTTCTGCAGAATCAATCGCATAGCGCCCGGATTGAGCAGCCGGTAGGCGCTGACCAGGTATTCGGTTGGACTTTTGATCTGCGCCCTGAAGGCCTTCTCTGAATAAAATGCCTCGGAGCTGGGATTGCCCGGCGTGAATATCCGGCGGAGCATCTGACGAATGCTATATCTTTCTCCGCCATGCACGCCGTCGAACACATCAGCCAGGTCGTTGATCACCTCTGGCTCGGGGTTATCGTAGCCGAAGAATTTGAACAGGCGATAGCCGAGGTAGCGTCCGCAGGCGCTCTGCGGTTGACCAGGCCGCTTGTACTGCACAATCACATCAAACAGCCGACGACCATCGCCGCTGAAAGTAACGCCCAACACCTGATAAGGACCGTAATCGTGCACGTCGCGGCTGCTGTTGAAGAAGAACCGACGGGGAAAATTATCCGGATTGTTTTCGCCCGGCATGTGCACGGACCAGCCAGTGAGCGCGCGCGAGGCTTGCCGCACGTCGCGCTCTGTATAATTCGGCTCGCCGGTGACGGGATCAAACACGCCGAGCGAGAACAGTTCGAGCAACTCGCGCGCATAGTTTTCGTTGCTGCCGACTTCTGGCGTGTGCTTATGATTCTCCCAATTATCCAGCCAGAACAACATCGCCGGGTCCTGGCTCAAATACTCCAGCATCTGACGATAATTGCCGACAGGAAATGGATTGGACGCATGAGGTCGAACGATTTGACCGGTGATCGGATTGAAGTTCCCGCGAAAGTTTTCGTTTTGCAGGTACATTTGCCGAACGTCGTAAACGCCGTCGAACGATGTGGCAAACAGGTGATGCCAAAACAGCACCATCTTTTCCTGCAACGGGCGAGTGGTTGTTATCATCGCGTTAAGCCAAAACAGATTGATGTCTTCGATGAAATGTCCCTCGACATAGCGAAAATCTTCTTCGCTCATGGACAAGTACTCGGCGCCGTCGTGCTCATCGTGTCCTTTGGGAACGGTGGGCAAAACACCGAGATTGTCAGGGACGCGGTCGAAATTGATCAATTGCTCGGCAGTGGCCGCTAGTCCGCGAGCCACGCCGGCTTCAATCTCTTCGGGCCGGGCAGCAAAGCCGGCGCGTCGCAGCAGATGCGTGACCTTATCTTGCAAAGTCAATGGCATAAATTTCCTCCCATGAGCTAAGCATAGCCTTCACAGTTGATGCCCTCAGCCGGCGCTCATCATCGGGCTCTCATGAGCTAAGCATATTCTTCACAATTCATGCTCTCAGCGGGCGCTCATCGTCGGGCTCCCATGAGCTAAGCATATTCTTCACAGTTCATGCCCTTAGTGGGCGCTCATTATCGGGCTCTTCTTAGGGGTGGCCTCCCCTCTGGCTGTTACTATGTGGCCACTATCATACGGATTTGCTACACGCCGGTCAATCATTTTTTTAGGCCACCCACAACTATCCTGGCCACCTTGCCCCGCGTCGCTATGCCGTGTATGCTGATGGCTCTTCGTGGCTGGCCATGTGCATTGCGCATGACCAACCAGAAATTGTCGTGGCGCACAGCCGGCATCGTAAGGTGACAGACCCAGCAATGCGTTCTACCTCGGTGATTATTTTCAAAGGAATCCCCCATGAGCTTTCATGCGCCATGAACAATGACGCTGCTTTTCGTGTCGTTTGTGGGTTTCGCGGGCTAGTTTCAGTGCAATCGCTTCACCACAGATGGAGGCGGATAAGCGTTCCTCATTCATGTGAACCTATCTGCGTCTGCGGTGATTCTCAGCAGAGTTGTTCATCTCGTCGGTGACGACGCGGGAGGAACGATGAAAAACAAACACGGATGCACTGAGTGACTGATTGAACATCTGTTCACCGGCGAATCTGTGCCTGCCTTTTCGGAAGAGAATGAATCACGGGCGGCACGGCCGTGCTACATTCTGAGAGGAGCCAAACATGCGCAAGGTAGGAATCCTCACTAGCCTTTTGATGATCGCGCTCATCGGATCATTCAGCATCTCATTACGGTTGAAACTTCGGCCTCAACCGGTGCGTGTATCCGGCGCGTATGAAGCGCTCGCCGCTTGGAACGCGCAGCGCTCATATCCTTACGCGGAGATGCCCGGCGCAGCCTACTATGCTGCGTTTGAAAAAGCCAAAAAGGATTTGCAGGGTGTCCGGCAAGCCAAATTCCTATCGGTCGCTCCCTGGTCTGCGATTGGGCCGCATAATATCGGTGGCCGAACATTGGCCATCGCCTTTGACCCGCAGAATCCCGATACCATCTACGCCGGTTCAGCGAGCGGCGGACTTTGGCGCAGCCAAACCGGCGGTGTTGGCGCCAATGCTTGGCAGTACGTGCCGACGGGATTTCCAGTGCTGGCCGTGAGTGCGATTGCCTTTGCCCCCGGTGACTCACGAACGTTCTATATTGGCACCGGCGAGGTGTACAACTATCAAAACGCTATGCTCTTTGGTCAGGCCAATCGAGCACTGCGCGGTAGCTACGGCATAGGAATTTTGAAAACAACCGATGGCGGCGCAACCTGGTCGAAAAGCCTTGATTGGTCAGCTCATCAACAACGTGGCGTGCAGGCTGTGAAAGTTGATCCGGTCAATGCCAATGTTGTTTGGGCGGCAACGACAGAAGGGGTCTACAAAACGACCGACGCCGGCCGGAACTGGTCGCGCGTGCTCAATGTGATCATGGCGACAGACCTGGTGATTCATCCTATGGACACCAATATCGTCATTGCGGCCTGCGGCAACTTTGCCAGTCCTGGTCACGGCATCTATCGCACAACTGACGGCGGCGCAACGTGGTCGAAGCAGACGCGAGGCCTGCCGTCGCGATTTGCTGGCAAAGCGACGCTGGCGCTTTGTGAAACGTCGCCCAATGTTGTCTATGCCGGCATTGGTAACGGCTTCTCGTCCGGCAGCATCACCTGGCTGTGTCGTTCAGAGGATAGCGGCGCGGCGTGGACCATTGTCTCGCAAGTTGACTACGCTGCCTGGCAAGGTTGGTTTTCTCATGATGTCGCTGTCAATCCAACCAATCCCAACGATGTCATCACAGCCGGGATTCAGGTCTGGCGGTCGCTCACGGGTGGAACGTCGCCGGTCGTCAAATCCACGTTCAATCC is drawn from Blastocatellia bacterium and contains these coding sequences:
- a CDS encoding DUF1800 domain-containing protein → MPLTLQDKVTHLLRRAGFAARPEEIEAGVARGLAATAEQLINFDRVPDNLGVLPTVPKGHDEHDGAEYLSMSEEDFRYVEGHFIEDINLFWLNAMITTTRPLQEKMVLFWHHLFATSFDGVYDVRQMYLQNENFRGNFNPITGQIVRPHASNPFPVGNYRQMLEYLSQDPAMLFWLDNWENHKHTPEVGSNENYARELLELFSLGVFDPVTGEPNYTERDVRQASRALTGWSVHMPGENNPDNFPRRFFFNSSRDVHDYGPYQVLGVTFSGDGRRLFDVIVQYKRPGQPQSACGRYLGYRLFKFFGYDNPEPEVINDLADVFDGVHGGERYSIRQMLRRIFTPGNPSSEAFYSEKAFRAQIKSPTEYLVSAYRLLNPGAMRLILQNADRDDLPIVYRLPETMRKMGQQLFRPPNVGGWKDGPNWINTTLHLSRINLAAQIADARWPQQGGIDVRQILLDNGLFQGSNFTRAPKEPYVDYFTRLLLQSSVAPELRQALVQYLNTPANGLGGDVERKKVQGLIFLILTMPAFHLH
- a CDS encoding YCF48-related protein: MRKVGILTSLLMIALIGSFSISLRLKLRPQPVRVSGAYEALAAWNAQRSYPYAEMPGAAYYAAFEKAKKDLQGVRQAKFLSVAPWSAIGPHNIGGRTLAIAFDPQNPDTIYAGSASGGLWRSQTGGVGANAWQYVPTGFPVLAVSAIAFAPGDSRTFYIGTGEVYNYQNAMLFGQANRALRGSYGIGILKTTDGGATWSKSLDWSAHQQRGVQAVKVDPVNANVVWAATTEGVYKTTDAGRNWSRVLNVIMATDLVIHPMDTNIVIAACGNFASPGHGIYRTTDGGATWSKQTRGLPSRFAGKATLALCETSPNVVYAGIGNGFSSGSITWLCRSEDSGAAWTIVSQVDYAAWQGWFSHDVAVNPTNPNDVITAGIQVWRSLTGGTSPVVKSTFNPFTGPVPAGAPEGPPNYVHSDIHDIVYHPRDPRRVYFATDGGVFRSLDGGETFQGCNGGYQTAQFYNGFSSSPTDPNLAIGGLQDNSTAIYRGHSAWSRFHIGGDGGWTAIDPRANHILYGSFQFLQIRKSVDNGQTWTAIAPASQDGRPTCFIAPYVLSPSWPDVLYAGRDIVYKSVDGGVSWTATNNGRPLDGNPILAMAISYQNSEVVYVASSPGQTRGRLFRTTDGGNSWTNITGNLPDRFPADLVVDPTNDAIVYVTFSGFGTSHVFKSTDGGLSWQDIGAGLPDVPTNALVVDPLWPDHLYVGNDLGVYVSTDGGRSWQNFSEGLLDAVAAFDLSISPSNRMLRVATHGNGVFERRLIGE
- a CDS encoding DUF1501 domain-containing protein, giving the protein MGKTTRRDFLKTSGCTVLTVGLSQHAFFRRTQQASASALTAAAALSTTNNVLVVVQLDGGNDGLNTVIPASGRLHSLYRDARPQLSVPEAEILPLGADAANHRIGLHPAMAPLKALYDRPEKPVAVIQGVGYPNPNRSHFRSQDIWHTANPERIEKTGWLGDYLDVAYPSVDNPFLAVSVGGELPLMLRSQNRVIPGIDNLDEYQIYAGDDADAANKVQTFLALNRVGAPEQTLYEHIRRTALELYESTQAVQRSAQNYTPDPTIVYPDNNPLAGALRQVAQIIAANLGTRIFYVAMGGFDTHTAQSYDHASLLATLSGAIDPFYRDMVRLGQANRVLLMTWSEFGRKVRQNADIGTDHGAAAPQLIVGGAVKGGIYGVHPNLTDLYDEDDMKHSIDFRSVYTTILEQWFGVSARDILGGRFEPVRFL